CCATGAAATACAACTCAATATTGGACCTCAGCAGTTTGGGTAGGGGGTAGTTTAAGTCCGTAAGCACACTCCATCCCTTGATTCCATGCTGATAGTGGGTCGCGAGAGAGAATCCGCCCTTCTTGGCGACCATCAGCTCTAGATCGAAATATCCTCGGTATTTGTCGAGGTCGCGATTCGTATCGTTGTCGTTTCCCACGTAGGCGAAGACTTCGGGTGCAAATAACACTGCGTAGTCTTTTCCTAGATCGAAGATCCAGTGCAATTTGGTGTAGATGAAGTTCGTGCTTCGGGAATCGTCCCCGTCTCGACCGTTGGATTCGTGCCGGAATCCCCCCTGCGCCTGAAAGCCTTCTGCCCACGACGGGCCCAAGAGAATGAAGGGGGAGAGATAAAAGATCTCTGGCTTGTAGCTCGTATCTGCGAAGGGCTTGGAATCGGATTGCAAATCCCAGAACGAAGTCTGGGTGTAGGCCAAATTCAAGCCCGTGATCGCCGGGAATCGCTCGGCAAGGCTGCCGCCCGATTTGATGAACTGATAACGAAAGCTGATCTGGTATTTACTCCTTTCAGGATCGGTCCCCACTGCGAAGTACATGGGATGATAGGGATAGAAGTTGAATGCGTAGGGCTGGAAGTCCTCGCGAAGTTGCTCGAGCTTTTCGCGACCCGACTCCTTCGGCTGCTTCTCATCATCCGCGCTGGCGATGAGAGAGACTGAAGTAAGCGTGACGGCAATCAGCAGGTTGGACCAGCGCATTCAATTTCCCCTTTGCCTCGATTCTCAATTCGTTGGAAAACGAGGTCAGATTCCGGTCGTCTCTTTACGAATTTGGGTCGAAAAGTCGGCTGAGCTGCCGGCAGACTTCGCGCGGGCGGTGATATCGGCACGCTTGCGTACTTCTTCGAAGGGCAGGCGGTTGTCGATCGTACCTCGCATATAGCCGAGTTCGTCCAAGGTTCCGTTGACCAGTATGCGCCAGTTGAACGGGTTCTTGGGTGCCACATGCTGCACGTGGTGGCGAATGGTGGTAGTGCAGTTCTGCAGCATGGCGTTGTACCAACGCGGCTCATCGGCGAGACGATTGATCGCTTCGAAGTAATCGAGCAAAACCGCTCGGTCGAGCTCTGGAGGCGTTTGCAGTCGGTAGCGACGGACGAGTTCTCCGCGGTGGTTTGTGCGGACTCCGATGAGATCACGCTCGTCGGCGACCACGTAATAAAGCTCGTATTGACGAAAGAACCCGAGCAGGGCGGAGTAGGATTCGCCGACTTCCTTGCGGGTCTCGATCGAGATCGCGAGATGTTTGCCGTCGCCGAAATCCCAGCTCATGATCGTGTGGGCAATCAGCGGCGAGCCCCAGTAGGACATGAAAAAATCGATCCCGCGCAGCTGCTCCAGATCATAGCTGCGGGTTTCCCAGTGTTCGGTGAAGTCGGTCTCTGAGCGGTACTCGAAGTTGCGAACGTTTTCTACGGTTACGTGATTGCCCTCG
This window of the Myxococcales bacterium genome carries:
- a CDS encoding phospholipase A; this translates as MRWSNLLIAVTLTSVSLIASADDEKQPKESGREKLEQLREDFQPYAFNFYPYHPMYFAVGTDPERSKYQISFRYQFIKSGGSLAERFPAITGLNLAYTQTSFWDLQSDSKPFADTSYKPEIFYLSPFILLGPSWAEGFQAQGGFRHESNGRDGDDSRSTNFIYTKLHWIFDLGKDYAVLFAPEVFAYVGNDNDTNRDLDKYRGYFDLELMVAKKGGFSLATHYQHGIKGWSVLTDLNYPLPKLLRSNIELYFMVQRFDGYAESLIDFRKQRHVTRIGFSMIR
- a CDS encoding DUF4105 domain-containing protein, which produces MSLWSGIARLAIVLPTISLATIWACAAVWVDGPSSRLAAGILSAGIAGTTIALFALVRPHIKATAAFLFLFGLVLIWWLGLEPSNEREWLPEVAKLPRITIEGNHVTVENVRNFEYRSETDFTEHWETRSYDLEQLRGIDFFMSYWGSPLIAHTIMSWDFGDGKHLAISIETRKEVGESYSALLGFFRQYELYYVVADERDLIGVRTNHRGELVRRYRLQTPPELDRAVLLDYFEAINRLADEPRWYNAMLQNCTTTIRHHVQHVAPKNPFNWRILVNGTLDELGYMRGTIDNRLPFEEVRKRADITARAKSAGSSADFSTQIRKETTGI